The Brumimicrobium sp. genomic interval CGCGGCTTGGCGAAGGTGGCGATTTTACCACAAATGTTCATACGAAGCACACTCTTCAAATTTACGATAAACTGTCATACGAAGAACTGAACCGCCACTTTTGCCAAACCGCTGTTAGTGGCTGGGCTTCTTTGTTTTTCGTCTGTTAGCAACATTTTTTGTCCTGCTGAATTGGTGGACAAGCAACACTTCCGTAACTACAATAAACACAGCAGTCGCCTTGTTTTGGTTTTAGAACTTGTTTACATTTTTCACATTCGTAAAAATATTGACAAGCGTCTGTCGGCATTGTTTCTTCTTTCTTGTGTCCGCAGTTGGGACAAGTTATTGTTGATTGTAATTTGATTTCCATTTTAATTTTCTTTTTTGTCAGCTACAGAATATCCTGTTGAGTTTATTGCTTTTTCGATTTCAGAAATGTTTGTTTTTGAGTTGTCAAATTCTACGATTGCATTTCCATTTTCGTAAGATGCGTTTGAACTTATTATTCCTGTCAATTTATTTACTTCGTGATTTACGTGTTCGCCACAACTTTCACAAGTCATACCGCTAATCGTAAATTCTACTTTTTTAATATTGGATTTGTCCACTACTATGATTTGCTTTTCAGCCTTTGAGTAAAAAACACTTGAATAGTATGGAAAAGCAAGCATAACGATGGCAAATCCCGTTACTATTCCTAAAAACATTTTTGACTGAATGAATTTTGGTTTTTCTTCTGTCTCACAGTTGCAGTCAATTTGCTTTTTTGGTTTCAACTTTTGATACCAAGCAAAACCAAGCACTAAAATTGTCATTCCGATAAAATACGGTCGGAAAGGTTCAAGCCAAGAAAAAGTTGAGGCAAGTCCGCTTGTTCCTGCAATGAGAGCCAAAACAGGTGTAATGCAACACAATGAAGCTGCAATTGCTGTTAAAAGTCCTGCTCCAATTAGTTTGTTGTCTGTTTTCATAATGTTTCCAAAATTTTGTTTTCGTCAAGTATTTTGAAAAACGGTTTCAGCATTTTTTCATACTCTTTTGTTAATGAGTAAAAAATGGTTTGAGCTTCTCTTTCTGTTTCAATGAGTTTTCTGTCTTTGAGTTTTCGCAAGTGTTGTGAAACCGCTGAAATTGTCATACCAAGAATATCGCTTATATCACAAACACAAAGTCGTTTTTCTTCATAGATCAGAAAGAGAATTTTCAGTCTTACGTTGTTTCCTGCCAATTCAAGTCCGTTTGATAAATAGTCAAATGAGCCGTTGAGTTCTGAAACTCTGTCTTTACAGCGATTTATTTGTTTAATGTCCGCTTGTTGTCGTATGCAAGAATTGTTGTCCATAGTACAAAGGTAGTCAATTTGCTTATTTAAGCAACTACTAAAATACGAAACATCAAAAAGAACCCGATTTGTCTGTCGGGTTGTGTCGTCATAGCCTTGCCACTAACGGTTGGCGGCTACCCGAAGGTGGCGATTTTGAAGCACTTCACTGTCAACCAAGCACAAAACTTTGATAGAAGCACAAAGCTTGATTTAACCACTGAACCGCCACTTTTGGGTAGGTGCTGTTATGCACAGGCTATCATTCTTCGGCATTGTAATATTCTATTTTTCGTTCAATTAGTTTATTTAATTTGTTTTGATAATATATTTTTAAAGTTGTCCAATTACCGTGAATATCAAAAGTATATTCATATATCTCACGATAAGGATTATTGATGGCTTCAGTTTGTTCAAAAATAGCAGATTCAAAGTAAAATTCTTTCCAAATTAATAGGTTATTCTCATCATATCCTGCTTTAAAGTGTTTGCTAAACGACCAATTAGAATTGCGAATAGTAAAGTCTTGCACGTTTTGCTCAGTGATATTGCCTTTTGAATCAAATGAAGTTGATACCATAATATTTAAGCATGAATTTGCAGTGGCACAAATATTTTGGAGGTGATAAAAAACCGGTCTATTCAGAGAATCATAGGTTGTAACCGTATTTGGATATTTGTAATTTCCTTTCTTGTCAAAGTGGAATTCTACTTTACCACCTTTCATATCATCATAAAGTTTCGTAATAGGGTAGTATTTATATTGGACGGAAGTAAATGAATCATTATAAGTAAATTTCGTTTTGTAATGATATACTTCATTTTCATGGGAATACTTCCCTATGAAATAATCTTCCTTTCCAATAAGATAACCTAAATCATTGTATTGGTAATTTGTTCTTGAACTGTCTGAATATTGCCTATTTTCGGTTTTTCGTTCTAAAAGTTTTCCATTTTTATAAGTGTAATCTTCAATCGTCCAACAAAGGTCACAAGTCGTATGTTTAAAATACACAAGTTGTAAATTGCTGTTAAATTTTTGCTCTACGGCACTTTCAATTCCATTAATCGTGTCAGCATTAAGATAATAGCTTGTTGTATTTACGATTTTTACAGGTCCTTTTAAATTGAAAAAAGTTGTGTTTCTTTCATTTTTTCCATAGGTAATTTGGTCATAAAAAGGGTCTATTAAGAAAGGATATGTTTTCTCTGTTCCATTAGTTGCATATATGTACATAATAAGAGATTCTTGCGTAAATCCTTTATTAAAATAGAGGAGAAATAAAATAAATAATATGACTTTAGTTTTCATCATTGCTTGTTGTTGGGTGTTCTTTTAGCTTGTGCATAACGGTCAGTGGCTCAGAGAAGTGACGGTTTTTAGAGTAAACCCAAGAACGAAGCGTAAATTTCTTTCTTACAGTAATCTTCAAAACGAAGCATTTATTTGCCATTTCTCTGAGCCACATGTTACCCAACGTTACTTTTTAACAAGTATCGGTGTTTTTTCCATAGTATTTGGATTTAATAAATAAATATTTGGTTGTATTAGTACCCCCCCAGATTCACTTAATTTTGAATTATGTATTTCCTCTATTAAAATATTTCCCGAAATCTGAGAAACACTGATGTTTAATATTTTTCGAGTTTGACACATTTCTTGTAAAAGTTTTGTAGTCCCAGTTAATTCATTATACTGATAGAAGCCTA includes:
- the merTP gene encoding mercuric transport protein MerTP translates to MKTDNKLIGAGLLTAIAASLCCITPVLALIAGTSGLASTFSWLEPFRPYFIGMTILVLGFAWYQKLKPKKQIDCNCETEEKPKFIQSKMFLGIVTGFAIVMLAFPYYSSVFYSKAEKQIIVVDKSNIKKVEFTISGMTCESCGEHVNHEVNKLTGIISSNASYENGNAIVEFDNSKTNISEIEKAINSTGYSVADKKEN
- a CDS encoding metalloregulator ArsR/SmtB family transcription factor encodes the protein MDNNSCIRQQADIKQINRCKDRVSELNGSFDYLSNGLELAGNNVRLKILFLIYEEKRLCVCDISDILGMTISAVSQHLRKLKDRKLIETEREAQTIFYSLTKEYEKMLKPFFKILDENKILETL